The DNA window CTCTGAACCCGAGACCGGCGGTGAGGTCACCGCGGCCCCGACGGACAGCAGGTACGGAACCAGGGCGGCAATCCGCGCCTCGGCGTCGGTCCGGACATACGTTCGCCATACCTTCTCCAGCGCCGCAAGTCGCGCTTCGTCGATTCTGGCCAGAGTGGCCCTCGCGTCAGCGTCAGACAAGGCCCACGCCCGCACCGCGGCATCCATCTCCGGTCGGTACAGTCCCGCCGCCGGGGTGCCGACCGCATCAGTGAGGCGCCTCAGGACGTCCCGCGCGGTGTCCGTTTTCGGTGCACTGTTGACCGCAATTTCGAGCGCCTCGAGCGACAGCTGTTCGATCCGGCCGAGTAGCACGCGTTTATAGTCGACTGCGCCGGCGAAGTGATGGTGGAACGACCCCTTGGACAGGCCGAGCCTGGCCGCAAGCCTGTCGATGCGGATGCCGTTAAACCCGTCGTCCATCAGGACGCGAACGCCCTCGTTCAGCCAGCGCTCCCGTGCTTCACTCATGCGAGGACCATACCATCCGGTACGGTGCTACCCGCCGGGCTTTCCAAGGAACCCCTTGAGCGGCCGCCGACCACGCGGGTACCGTTCGTTTCCTGACGAGATACGGATCGAGGTTGTGGCCCATGCACACAGTCGCTTCCCTGAGTTTTTCGTCCTCCGGTGCGCTGTGCCGTGGCACTCTGCTTCTGCCTGAGTCGGAGGCGCCACCTCCCGTCGTGCTCCTGTGCTCGGGGTTCGGCGGCACCCAGGACACACCGGCGATTCGCGCCGCCGCCGAGGCGTTCGCCGACGCCGGATTCGCCGCGTTGAGCTTCGACTACCGTTCGTTCGGCGTGAGTGACGGAGAGCCCCGCCAGGTCATGGACATCGACGGCCAGCTGTCCGATATCCGGGCAGCGATGGACTACATCACTAACGACCTGCGCCTGGACGCGTCACGGATCGTGCTGTGGGGGACGTCGCTCGGCGGCGGGCACGTCGTGACGTCGGCGGCAGACCGGGACGATGTGGTCGCGGTGATCGCGCAGGTTCCGTACAACGGGTTCCCGCGCCGCGTCGAAGGTCGGACTCTTCGCGGCACTCTCAGCATGCTCCTGGCGATTGTGCGCGATCGGTTGAGGGGAAGGTTCGGGAGGCCTCCCGCCTACATCCCGCTCGTTGGGCCGACTGGGTCTCTGGCGGTGATGGCATCCGACGGCGCGACAACCGCGATCGACGCACTCGACTCGCCCACATGGCGCAACGAAGTGGCACCGCGTGACCTGCTCACCATGACGAAATATCATCCGGGCGACTACGCCAACCGGATCGCCGCTCCCCTGTTGGTTTGCGCTGCCGTCGGGGATCGGGAGTCCCCTCTCGATCAGGTTAGGGAACTTGCTGACCGTGCGCCGCATGGGCGCCAGATTGACTACGACGTTGCGCACTACGACGTTTATCGTCCCGAGATCCGCGCCCGGTTGCTCGCCGATCAGGTCCGTTTCCTCGAGGAAGTCGTCTGACCCGCTGACTCAGCGCGTCCGGTTCACCGACGCTGGGGCAGGTACACCCACCCCAGCTGACGCT is part of the Mycetocola zhujimingii genome and encodes:
- a CDS encoding alpha/beta hydrolase, whose product is MHTVASLSFSSSGALCRGTLLLPESEAPPPVVLLCSGFGGTQDTPAIRAAAEAFADAGFAALSFDYRSFGVSDGEPRQVMDIDGQLSDIRAAMDYITNDLRLDASRIVLWGTSLGGGHVVTSAADRDDVVAVIAQVPYNGFPRRVEGRTLRGTLSMLLAIVRDRLRGRFGRPPAYIPLVGPTGSLAVMASDGATTAIDALDSPTWRNEVAPRDLLTMTKYHPGDYANRIAAPLLVCAAVGDRESPLDQVRELADRAPHGRQIDYDVAHYDVYRPEIRARLLADQVRFLEEVV
- a CDS encoding TetR/AcrR family transcriptional regulator gives rise to the protein MSEARERWLNEGVRVLMDDGFNGIRIDRLAARLGLSKGSFHHHFAGAVDYKRVLLGRIEQLSLEALEIAVNSAPKTDTARDVLRRLTDAVGTPAAGLYRPEMDAAVRAWALSDADARATLARIDEARLAALEKVWRTYVRTDAEARIAALVPYLLSVGAAVTSPPVSGSELKAVFELILPLVPEVPGE